A single genomic interval of Spinacia oleracea cultivar Varoflay chromosome 6, BTI_SOV_V1, whole genome shotgun sequence harbors:
- the LOC110788836 gene encoding zinc finger CCCH domain-containing protein 32, with amino-acid sequence MELYGRNQGSEVDPPAEWGETGLEESMWRLGLSGPETYPERPGVSDCVYYMRTGFCGFGTRCRYNHPRDRAAAVAAARLVGGEYPERPGEPICQYYLKTGTCKFGTTCKFNHPRNAGGSLTNAPLNINGCPLRPGEKECSYYLKTGQCKFGITCKFHHPQPAGMSMPAAAPPFYPTVQSPSVPLHESAAGSSPGYRVARPPLVPGSYVSGSYGPVLLSPGVVPMAGWGSYSGPISPVLSPGGQPAAAGGSVYGVTSLSPSTPGLAGSYAPLPYSAGKSVTGTADHKFPERPGEPECQYYLKTGNCKFGASCRYHHPPDRGASATACFLGPLGLPLRPGTQPCTFYMQNGYCKFGPTCKFDHPVGMMKYSPSASSLAETPVAPYMGASSLVTMPPSPSSTELVPEYVLGPQRDNQSNRTLSSGLTLIPTTSVNNIQRSGQSPAQLSSSRSMGEDDEVHQSS; translated from the exons ATGGAATTGTATGGAAGAAATCAGGGTTCGGAGGTGGATCCGCCAGCTGAATGGGGGGAAACTGGACTCGAAG AGTCCATGTGGAGATTGGGTCTTTCGGGGCCGGAGACGTACCCGGAGCGGCCTGGGGTGTCTGATTGTGTCTATTACATGCGTACTGGATTCTGTGGTTTCGGTACCCGTTGTCGTTACAACCACCCTCGTGATCGTGCCGCG GCTGTAGCGGCTGCTAGATTAGTTGGAGGGGAGTACCCTGAACGTCCCGGTGAACCCATATGTCAG TATTATCTAAAGACTGGAACTTGTAAATTTGGTACTACTTGCAAGTTTAATCATCCACGAAATGCTGGTGGATCATTGACTAATGCACCACTAAATATTAATGGCTGCCCACTACGACCG GGTGAGAAAGAATGCTCCTACTATTTGAAAACGGGGCAGTGCAAATTTGGAATAACTTGTAAATTCCATCATCCTCAACCAGCTGGCATGTCAATGCCTGCAGCTGCACCTCCATTTTATCCGACGGTGCAGTCACCTTCAGTTCCCTTACATGAATCAGCAGCTGGGTCGTCCCCCGGCTATAGGGTAGCTAGGCCACCTCTTGTACCTGGTTCTTATGTTTCAGGGTCTTATGGTCCTGTGCTTCTTTCTCCTGGAGTTGTTCCCATGGCAGGCTGGGGTTCTTATTCA GGACCTATAAGTCCTGTTTTATCGCCTGGTGGTCAACCTGCTGCTGCAGGAGGTTCTGTATATGGAGTGACATCACTATCACCTTCTACACCTGGTCTAGCTGGATCTTATGCTCCTCTGCCATATTCTGCTGGGAAGTCAGTCACTGGTACTGCAGACCATAAGTTTCCAGAGAGGCCAGGTGAACCTGAGTGTCAATACTATTTGAAAACAGGGAATTGCAAATTTGGTGCCTCTTGTAGATATCACCACCCACCAGACCGAGGTGCATCTGCTACAGCATGTTTTCTTGGACCTCTAGGTCTGCCTCTACGTCCG GGAACACAACCTTGCACTTTCTATATGCAAAATGGATACTGCAAATTCGGGCCCACATGTAAGTTTGATCACCCAGTGGGTATGATGAAATACAGTCCATCAGCTTCATCTCTGGCTGAGACACCAGTTGCGCCCTATATGGGTGCATCTTCATTAGTTACTATGCCTCCTTCACCATCTTCCACAGAGCTCGTTCCAGAATATGTTTTAGGGCCACAGAGGGATAATCAATCAAATAGAACTCTGTCCTCTGGTTTGACTCTCATACCGACAACTTCTGTTAACAACATCCAACGATCTGGTCAAAGTCCTGCACAATTAAGCAGTAGCAGAAGCATGGGAGAAGATGATGAAGTTCATCAATCAAGCTAA
- the LOC110788837 gene encoding uncharacterized protein, producing the protein MSILLQISPPPAALYILPSLSTVNNSMHRRVSLSLHRFISHQHRNSPKLPFSAQVFPSSLSSSVKCRRSISSDKVVCMADRSSSNSASSASSILQKNTNRLASEHSPYLLQHAHNPVNWYPWGDEAFQEARRRDVPIFLSIGYSTCHWCHVMEVESFESEEVAKLLNDSFISIKVDREERPDVDKVYMTYVQALYGGGGWPLNVFLSPDLKPLMGGTYFPPDDKYGRPGFKTVLRKVKEAWGSKRDVLVKSGSFAIEQLSEALSTKASLDKLPDGQPQESLDLCAEQLSGTYDSENGGFGSAPKFPRPVEIQLILYHSKKMKNSGKSSQANKGFQMVYHTLQSMARGGVHDHVGGGFHRYSVDEYWHVPHFEKMLYDQGQLVNVYLDTFAITRDSQYSDIARDVLDYLRRDMIGKEGEIFSAEDADSSEAEGAGRKTEGAFYVWSSGEIDDILGEHATLFKEHYYVKPTGNCDLSTMSDPHNEFKGKNVLIERSSTEALAKKQSMAIEQYLDILGMCRKKLFDVRCKRPRPHLDDKVIVSWNGLTISSFARASKILKGEPDRLKYYFPVAGSDPREYIEVAEKAASFIRKNLYNEETNRLQHSFRNGPAKAPGFLDDYAFLISGLLDLYECGGRTKWLEWAAELQNTQDELFMDKEGGGYFNTPGEDPSVLLRVKEDHDGAEPSGNSVAAINLVRLASIFSDSQSDLYIKNADLLLATFQTRLKDVPMAVPLMCCAADMLATPSRKQVVLVGHKSSTQFDSMLVAAHAAYDQNKTVIHIDPSNSDEMNFWEANNKKIAGMAKGSFSEDKVVGLLCQNFTCKPPVYDPASLQALLLKEI; encoded by the exons ATGTCAATCCTCCTCCAAATATCTCCACCTCCCGCCGCTCTTTACATTCTTCCTTCTCTCTCCACCGTCAACAACTCCATGCACAGGCGGGTCTCCCTCTCACTCCACCGTTTCATTTCTCACCAACACCGAAATTCCCCCAAATTACCTTTTTCTGCTCAAGTTTTcccatcttctctctcctcaagcGTAAAGTGTCGAAGATCCATTTCATCCGACAAGGTGGTTTGTATGGCGGACCGCTCCTCCTCAAATTCTGCTTCCTCCGCTTCCAGTATTTTGCAAAAAAACACTAATCGTCTCGCTTCGGAGCATAGCCCTTACCTTCTTCAGCACGCTCATAACCCT GTTAACTGGTACCCCTGGGGTGACGAAGCATTTCAGGAAGCTAGAAGAAGGGATGTGCCTATTTTCTTATCAA TTGGTTACAGCACCTGTCACTG GTGTCATGTGATGGAGGTGGAATCCTTTGAGAGTGAAGAAGTTGCAAAGCTGCTAAATGATTCGTTTATTAGTATCAAG GTTGACAGGGAGGAAAGGCCGGATGTTGACAAG GTATATATGACATATGTTCAAGCTTTATATGGTGGTGGAGGATGGCCATTGAATGTCTTCCTTTCACCAGATCTTAAGCCACTGATGGGTGGAACATATTTCCCACCAGATGACAAGTATGGGAGACCTGGGTTTAAAACAGTGCTTAG AAAAGTTAAAGAAGCTTGGGGCAGTAAAAGGGATGTGCTTGTGAAAAGTGGATCTTTTGCTATTGAACAATTATCAGAAGCTTTATCTACCAAAGCTAGTTTGGATAAGTTACCAGATGGTCAACCACAAGAATCCTTGGATCTGTGTGCAGAGCAG CTTTCTGGAACCTATGATTCAGAGAATGGTGGGTTTGGTTCTGCTCCAAAATTCCCAAGACCTGTAGAGATCCAACTGATACTTTATCATTCCAAAAAGATGAAAAATTCTGGAAAATCTAGTCAAGCAAATAAAGGTTTTCAAATGGTGTATCATACCCTGCAATCTATGGCTAGGGGAGGCGTCCATGACCATGTTGGGGGTGGCTTTCACAGATATAGCGTGGATGAGTATTGGCATG TTCCACATTTTGAGAAAATGTTGTATGACCAAGGGCAGTTAGTAAATGTGTATCTTGATACATTTGCAATCACAAGAGACTCTCAGTACTCGGATATCGCAAGGGATGTTCTTGATTACTTAAGGAGAGACATGATAGGAAAAGAAGGAGAAATTTTCTCTGCAGAGGATGCTGATAGTTCTGAGGCAGAGGGTGCAGGAAGGAAGACAGAAGGTGCTTTCTATGTTTGGTCCAGTGGGGAG ATTGACGATATCCTTGGAGAGCATGCTACCCTATTCAAGGAGCATTACTATGTAAAACCTACTGGGAACTGTGATCTATCTACAATGAGTGACCCACACAATGAATTTAAGGGCAAGAATGTGCTTATTGAGAGGAGCAGCACGGAAGCATTGGCAAAGAAACAAAGCATGGCTATTGAGCAGTATCTTGATATCCTAGGGATGTGCAGGAAAAAACTTTTTGATGTGAGATGTAAGCGACCGCGTCCACATCTGGACGACAAG GTGATAGTGTCGTGGAATGGACTCACTATTTCATCTTTTGCAAGAGCTTCTAAAATTCTCAAGGGAGAACCTGATAGACTCAAATATTACTTCCCTGTTGCTGGCAGTGAT CCCAGGGAATACATTGAAGTAGCTGAGAAGGCGGCATCTTTCATTCGGAAGAATTTATACAATGAAGAAACGAATAGACTACAACACAGCTTCAGGAATGGGCCGGCTAAAGCTCCTGGTTTTCTTGACGATTATGCCTTCCTTATATCAGGACTGCTAGATCTTTATGAGTGTGGCGGCAGGACCAAGTGGCTTGAATGGGCAGCTGAGTTGCAAAACACCCAG GATGAGTTATTCATGGACAAGGAAGGTGGAGGGTATTTCAATACCCCGGGGGAAGACCCTTCTGTTCTTTTGCGTGTAAAAGAAGATCATGATGGTGCGGAGCCTTCCGGAAACTCAGTTGCAGCAATCAACCTTGTCAGGTTGGCCTCAATTTTTTCTGACAGCCAATCTGATCTTTACATAAAGAACGCTGATCTACTTCTG GCAACATTCCAAACTAGACTGAAAGATGTACCAATGGCAGTGCCATTGATGTGTTGTGCAGCTGACATGCTTGCCACACCTTCTAGAAAACAGGTGGTTTTGGTTGGACACAAGTCTTCAACACAGTTTGATAGCATGTTGGTTGCTGCTCATGCAGCTTATGATCAAAACAAAACA GTGATCCACATTGATCCAAGCAATTCAGATGAGATGAATTTCTGGGAAGCGAACAATAAGAAGATTGCAGGTATGGCAAAAGGTAGCTTCTCGGAGGATAAAGTTGTTGGTCTTCTATGCCAAAACTTCACCTGCAAGCCTCCTGTATATGATCCTGCCTCTCTTCAAGCTCttctattgaaggaaatataa